In Phocoena sinus isolate mPhoSin1 chromosome 10, mPhoSin1.pri, whole genome shotgun sequence, a single genomic region encodes these proteins:
- the KIF5A gene encoding kinesin heavy chain isoform X1 encodes MAETNNECSIKVLCRFRPLNQAEILRGDKFIPIFQGDDSVVIGGKPYIFDRVFPPNTTQEQVYHACAMQIVKDVLAGYNGTIFAYGQTSSGKTHTMEGKLHDPQLMGIIPRIAQDIFNHIYSMDENLEFHIKVSYFEIYLDKIRDLLDVTKTNLSVHEDKNRVPFVKGCTERFVSSPEEILDVIDEGKSNRHVAVTNMNEHSSRSHSIFLINIKQENMETEQKLSGKLYLVDLAGSEKVSKTGAEGAVLDEAKNINKSLSALGNVISALAEGTKSYVPYRDSKMTRILQDSLGGNCRTTMFICCSPSNYNDAETKSTLMFGQRAKTIKNTASVNLELTAEQWKKKYEKEKEKTKAQKETIAKLETELSRWRSGEDVPETERLAGEDAALGAELCEETPVNDNSSIVVRIAPEERQKYEEEIRRLYKQLDDKDDEINQQSQLIEKLKQQMLDQEELLVSTRGDNEKVQQELSHLQSENDAAKDEVKEVLQALEELAMNYDQKSQEVEEKSQQNQLLVDELSQKVATMLSLESELQRLQEVSGHQRKRIAEVLNGLMKDLSEFSVIVGNGEIKLPVEISGAIEEEFTVARLYISKIKSEVKSVVKRCRQLENLQVECHRKMEVTGRELSSCQLLISQHEAKIRSLTEYMQSVELKKRHLEESYDSLSDELAKLQAQETVHEVALKDKEPDTQDSEDVKKALELQMDSHREAHHRQLARLRDEINEKQKTIDELKDLNQKLQLELEKLQADYEKLKNEEHEKSTKLQELTFLYERHEQSKQDLKGLEETVARELQTLHNLRKLFVQDVTTRVKKSAEMEPEDSGGIHSQKQKISFLENNLEQLTKVHKQLVRDNADLRCELPKLEKRLRATAERVKALEGALKEAKEGAMKDKRRYQQEVDRIKEAVRYKSSGKRGHSAQIAKPVRPGHYPASSPTNAYGTRSPECISYTNSLFQNYQNLYLQAAPSSTSDMYFANSCTSSGATSSGGPLASYQKANMDNGVTCHAATRLKTRPSCSLSTKRRQPANLPHGLLHTCTFRAHDQNPKLLKIILKH; translated from the exons ggGAAGCCATATATCTTTGACCGTGTATTCCCTCCAAACACGACTCAGGAGCAAGTTTATCATGCGTGTGCCATGCAGATTGTCAAAG ATGTCCTTGCTGGCTACAATGGCACCATTTTTGCTTATGGACAGACATCCTCAGGGAAGACACATACTATGGAG GGAAAGCTGCATGACCCTCAGCTGATGGGAATCATTCCTCGAATTGCCCAAGACATCTTCAACCACATCTACTCCATGGATGAGAACCTTGAGTTCCACATCAAG GTTTCCTACTTTGAGATTTATCTGGACAAAATCCGCGACCTTCTGGATG TGACCAAGACAAATCTGTCTGTGCATGAGGACAAGAACCGAGTGCCGTTTGTCAAG GGTTGTACTGAGCGCTTTGTGTCCAGCCCAGAAGAAATTTTAGATGTGATTGATGAAGGGAAATCAAATCGTCATGTGGCTGTCACCA ACATGAATGAACACAGCTCTCGAAGCCATAGCATCTTCCTCATCAACATCAAGCAGGAGAACATGGAGACCGAGCAGAAGCTCAGTGGGAAGCTGTATCTAGTGGACCTGGCAGGGAGCGAGAAG GTCAGCAAGACTGGAGCAGAGGGAGCTGTGCTGGACGAGGCCAAGAATATCAACAAGTCCCTGTCAGCCCTGGGGAACGTGATCTCTGCGCTGGCTGAGGGCACA aaAAGCTACGTTCCATATCGTGACAGCAAAATGACACGGATTCTCCAGGACTCTTTGGGAGGAAACTGCCGGACAACCATGTTCATCTGCTGCTCACCGTCCAACTACAATGATGCGGAGACCAAGTCCACCCTGATGTTCGGACAGCG GGCAAAGACCATTAAGAACACTGCCTCCGTGAATCTGGAGTTGACTGCCGAGCAGTGGAAGAAGAAAtatgagaaggagaaggagaagacaaAGGCTCAGAAGGAGACGATTGCAAAGCTGGAGACAGAGCTGagccggtggcgcagtg GAGAGGACGTGCCAGAGACGGAGCGCCTGGCTGGGGAGGATGCTGCCCTGGGAGCTGAGCTCTGTGAGGAAACGCCCGTGAACGACAACTCATCCATCGTGGTGCGCATCGCGCCTGAGGAGCGGCAGAAGTACGAGGAGGAGATCCGCCGCCTCTACAAGCAGCTTGATGACAAG GATGATGAGATCAACCAGCAGAGCCAACTCATAGAGAAGCTCAAGCAGCAGATGCTGGACCAGGAAGAG TTGCTGGTGTCCACTCGAGGAGACAATGAGAAGGTCCAGCAGGAGCTGAGCCACCTGCAGTCGGAGAACGACGCCGCGAAAGATGAGGTGAAGGAAGTGCTGCAGGCACTGGAGGAGCTGGCCATGAACTACGACCAGAAGTcccaggaggtggaggagaagagCCAGCAGAACCAGCTTCTGGTGGATGAGCTGTCTCAGAAGGTG GCCACCATGCTGTCCCTGGAGTCTGAGTTGCAGCGGCTACAGGAGGTCAGTGGACACCAGCGAAAACGAATTGCTGAGGTGCTGAACGGGCTGATGAAGGACCTGAGTGAGTTCAGTGTCATCGTGGGCAACGGGGAGATTAAGCTG CCGGTTGAGATCAGCGGGGCCATCGAGGAGGAGTTCACTGTGGCCCGACTCTACATCAGCAAAATCAAATCCGAAGTCAAGTCTGTGGTTAAACGGTGCCGGCAGCTGGAGAACCTCCAGGTCGAATGTCACCGCAAGATGGAAGTGACTGGGCGGGAGCTCTCATCCTGCCAGCTTCTCATCTCCCAG CATGAGGCCAAGATCCGCTCCCTGACGGAATACATGCAGAGCGTGGAGCTCAAGAAGCGGCACCTGGAAGAGTCCTATGACTCCCTGAGTGATGAGCTGGCCAAGCTCCAAGCCCAGG aAACTGTGCATGAAGTGGCCCTGAAGGATAAGGAGCCAGACACACAGGACTCAGAAGATGTGAAG AAGGCCCTGGAGCTGCAGATGGACAGCCACCGGGAGGCCCATCACCGGCAGCTGGCCCGGCTCCGGGACGAGATCAATGAGAAGCAGAAGACCATTGATGAGCTCAAAGA CCTGAATCAGAAGCTCCAGTTAGAGCTGGAGAAGCTTCAGGCTGACTATGAGAAGCTAAAGAATGAAGAACATGAGAAAAGCACCAAACTCCAGGAGCTGAC atTTCTGTATGAGCGACACGAGCAGTCCAAGCAGGACCTCAAGGGCCTGGAGGAGACAGTT GCCCGGGAACTCCAGACCCTCCACAACCTTCGCAAGCTGTTCGTTCAAGACGTCACGACTCGAGTCAAGAAA AGTGCAGAAATGGAGCCCGAGGACAGTGGGGGGATTCACTCCCAAAAGCAGAAGATTTCCTTTCTTGAGAACAACCTGGAACAGCTTACAAAGGTTCACAAACAG CTGGTACGTGACAATGCAGATCTGCGTTGTGAGCTTCCTAAGTTGGAAAAACGACTTAGGGCTACGGCTGAGAGAGTTAAGGCCCTGGAGGGTGCACTGAAGGAGGCCAAGGAGGGCGCCATGAAGGACAAGCGCCGGTACCAGCAGGAGGTAGACCGCATCAAGGAGGCCGTTCGGTACAAGAGCTCCGGCAAACGGGGCCATTCTGCCCAGATTG CCAAACCCGTCCGGCCTGGCCACTACCCAGCATCTTCACCCACCAACGCCTATGGCACCCGGAGCCCTGAGTGCATCAGTTACACCAACAGCCTCTTCCAGAACTACCAGAATTTGTACCTGCAGGCTGCACCTAGCTCCACCTCAGACATGTA CTTTGCAAACTCCTGTACCAGCAGTGGGGCCACGTCTTCTGGAGGCCCCTTGGCTTCCTACCAGAAGGCCAACATGGACAATG GAGTGACCTGCCATGCGGCTACGAGGCTGAAGACCAGGCCAAGCTGTTCCCTCTCCACCAAGAGACGGCAGCCAGCTAATCTCCCACACGGGCTGCTGCATACCTGCACTTTCAG
- the KIF5A gene encoding kinesin heavy chain isoform X2, which produces MAETNNECSIKVLCRFRPLNQAEILRGDKFIPIFQGDDSVVIGGKPYIFDRVFPPNTTQEQVYHACAMQIVKDVLAGYNGTIFAYGQTSSGKTHTMEGKLHDPQLMGIIPRIAQDIFNHIYSMDENLEFHIKVSYFEIYLDKIRDLLDVTKTNLSVHEDKNRVPFVKGCTERFVSSPEEILDVIDEGKSNRHVAVTNMNEHSSRSHSIFLINIKQENMETEQKLSGKLYLVDLAGSEKVSKTGAEGAVLDEAKNINKSLSALGNVISALAEGTKSYVPYRDSKMTRILQDSLGGNCRTTMFICCSPSNYNDAETKSTLMFGQRAKTIKNTASVNLELTAEQWKKKYEKEKEKTKAQKETIAKLETELSRWRSGEDVPETERLAGEDAALGAELCEETPVNDNSSIVVRIAPEERQKYEEEIRRLYKQLDDKDDEINQQSQLIEKLKQQMLDQEELLVSTRGDNEKVQQELSHLQSENDAAKDEVKEVLQALEELAMNYDQKSQEVEEKSQQNQLLVDELSQKVATMLSLESELQRLQEVSGHQRKRIAEVLNGLMKDLSEFSVIVGNGEIKLPVEISGAIEEEFTVARLYISKIKSEVKSVVKRCRQLENLQVECHRKMEVTGRELSSCQLLISQHEAKIRSLTEYMQSVELKKRHLEESYDSLSDELAKLQAQETVHEVALKDKEPDTQDSEDVKKALELQMDSHREAHHRQLARLRDEINEKQKTIDELKDLNQKLQLELEKLQADYEKLKNEEHEKSTKLQELTFLYERHEQSKQDLKGLEETVARELQTLHNLRKLFVQDVTTRVKKSAEMEPEDSGGIHSQKQKISFLENNLEQLTKVHKQLVRDNADLRCELPKLEKRLRATAERVKALEGALKEAKEGAMKDKRRYQQEVDRIKEAVRYKSSGKRGHSAQIAKPVRPGHYPASSPTNAYGTRSPECISYTNSLFQNYQNLYLQAAPSSTSDMYFANSCTSSGATSSGGPLASYQKANMDNGNATDINDNRSDLPCGYEAEDQAKLFPLHQETAAS; this is translated from the exons ggGAAGCCATATATCTTTGACCGTGTATTCCCTCCAAACACGACTCAGGAGCAAGTTTATCATGCGTGTGCCATGCAGATTGTCAAAG ATGTCCTTGCTGGCTACAATGGCACCATTTTTGCTTATGGACAGACATCCTCAGGGAAGACACATACTATGGAG GGAAAGCTGCATGACCCTCAGCTGATGGGAATCATTCCTCGAATTGCCCAAGACATCTTCAACCACATCTACTCCATGGATGAGAACCTTGAGTTCCACATCAAG GTTTCCTACTTTGAGATTTATCTGGACAAAATCCGCGACCTTCTGGATG TGACCAAGACAAATCTGTCTGTGCATGAGGACAAGAACCGAGTGCCGTTTGTCAAG GGTTGTACTGAGCGCTTTGTGTCCAGCCCAGAAGAAATTTTAGATGTGATTGATGAAGGGAAATCAAATCGTCATGTGGCTGTCACCA ACATGAATGAACACAGCTCTCGAAGCCATAGCATCTTCCTCATCAACATCAAGCAGGAGAACATGGAGACCGAGCAGAAGCTCAGTGGGAAGCTGTATCTAGTGGACCTGGCAGGGAGCGAGAAG GTCAGCAAGACTGGAGCAGAGGGAGCTGTGCTGGACGAGGCCAAGAATATCAACAAGTCCCTGTCAGCCCTGGGGAACGTGATCTCTGCGCTGGCTGAGGGCACA aaAAGCTACGTTCCATATCGTGACAGCAAAATGACACGGATTCTCCAGGACTCTTTGGGAGGAAACTGCCGGACAACCATGTTCATCTGCTGCTCACCGTCCAACTACAATGATGCGGAGACCAAGTCCACCCTGATGTTCGGACAGCG GGCAAAGACCATTAAGAACACTGCCTCCGTGAATCTGGAGTTGACTGCCGAGCAGTGGAAGAAGAAAtatgagaaggagaaggagaagacaaAGGCTCAGAAGGAGACGATTGCAAAGCTGGAGACAGAGCTGagccggtggcgcagtg GAGAGGACGTGCCAGAGACGGAGCGCCTGGCTGGGGAGGATGCTGCCCTGGGAGCTGAGCTCTGTGAGGAAACGCCCGTGAACGACAACTCATCCATCGTGGTGCGCATCGCGCCTGAGGAGCGGCAGAAGTACGAGGAGGAGATCCGCCGCCTCTACAAGCAGCTTGATGACAAG GATGATGAGATCAACCAGCAGAGCCAACTCATAGAGAAGCTCAAGCAGCAGATGCTGGACCAGGAAGAG TTGCTGGTGTCCACTCGAGGAGACAATGAGAAGGTCCAGCAGGAGCTGAGCCACCTGCAGTCGGAGAACGACGCCGCGAAAGATGAGGTGAAGGAAGTGCTGCAGGCACTGGAGGAGCTGGCCATGAACTACGACCAGAAGTcccaggaggtggaggagaagagCCAGCAGAACCAGCTTCTGGTGGATGAGCTGTCTCAGAAGGTG GCCACCATGCTGTCCCTGGAGTCTGAGTTGCAGCGGCTACAGGAGGTCAGTGGACACCAGCGAAAACGAATTGCTGAGGTGCTGAACGGGCTGATGAAGGACCTGAGTGAGTTCAGTGTCATCGTGGGCAACGGGGAGATTAAGCTG CCGGTTGAGATCAGCGGGGCCATCGAGGAGGAGTTCACTGTGGCCCGACTCTACATCAGCAAAATCAAATCCGAAGTCAAGTCTGTGGTTAAACGGTGCCGGCAGCTGGAGAACCTCCAGGTCGAATGTCACCGCAAGATGGAAGTGACTGGGCGGGAGCTCTCATCCTGCCAGCTTCTCATCTCCCAG CATGAGGCCAAGATCCGCTCCCTGACGGAATACATGCAGAGCGTGGAGCTCAAGAAGCGGCACCTGGAAGAGTCCTATGACTCCCTGAGTGATGAGCTGGCCAAGCTCCAAGCCCAGG aAACTGTGCATGAAGTGGCCCTGAAGGATAAGGAGCCAGACACACAGGACTCAGAAGATGTGAAG AAGGCCCTGGAGCTGCAGATGGACAGCCACCGGGAGGCCCATCACCGGCAGCTGGCCCGGCTCCGGGACGAGATCAATGAGAAGCAGAAGACCATTGATGAGCTCAAAGA CCTGAATCAGAAGCTCCAGTTAGAGCTGGAGAAGCTTCAGGCTGACTATGAGAAGCTAAAGAATGAAGAACATGAGAAAAGCACCAAACTCCAGGAGCTGAC atTTCTGTATGAGCGACACGAGCAGTCCAAGCAGGACCTCAAGGGCCTGGAGGAGACAGTT GCCCGGGAACTCCAGACCCTCCACAACCTTCGCAAGCTGTTCGTTCAAGACGTCACGACTCGAGTCAAGAAA AGTGCAGAAATGGAGCCCGAGGACAGTGGGGGGATTCACTCCCAAAAGCAGAAGATTTCCTTTCTTGAGAACAACCTGGAACAGCTTACAAAGGTTCACAAACAG CTGGTACGTGACAATGCAGATCTGCGTTGTGAGCTTCCTAAGTTGGAAAAACGACTTAGGGCTACGGCTGAGAGAGTTAAGGCCCTGGAGGGTGCACTGAAGGAGGCCAAGGAGGGCGCCATGAAGGACAAGCGCCGGTACCAGCAGGAGGTAGACCGCATCAAGGAGGCCGTTCGGTACAAGAGCTCCGGCAAACGGGGCCATTCTGCCCAGATTG CCAAACCCGTCCGGCCTGGCCACTACCCAGCATCTTCACCCACCAACGCCTATGGCACCCGGAGCCCTGAGTGCATCAGTTACACCAACAGCCTCTTCCAGAACTACCAGAATTTGTACCTGCAGGCTGCACCTAGCTCCACCTCAGACATGTA CTTTGCAAACTCCTGTACCAGCAGTGGGGCCACGTCTTCTGGAGGCCCCTTGGCTTCCTACCAGAAGGCCAACATGGACAATG GAAATGCCACAGATATCAATGACAATAG GAGTGACCTGCCATGCGGCTACGAGGCTGAAGACCAGGCCAAGCTGTTCCCTCTCCACCAAGAGACGGCAGCCAGCTAA
- the KIF5A gene encoding kinesin heavy chain isoform X3, giving the protein MQIVKDVLAGYNGTIFAYGQTSSGKTHTMEGKLHDPQLMGIIPRIAQDIFNHIYSMDENLEFHIKVSYFEIYLDKIRDLLDVTKTNLSVHEDKNRVPFVKGCTERFVSSPEEILDVIDEGKSNRHVAVTNMNEHSSRSHSIFLINIKQENMETEQKLSGKLYLVDLAGSEKVSKTGAEGAVLDEAKNINKSLSALGNVISALAEGTKSYVPYRDSKMTRILQDSLGGNCRTTMFICCSPSNYNDAETKSTLMFGQRAKTIKNTASVNLELTAEQWKKKYEKEKEKTKAQKETIAKLETELSRWRSGEDVPETERLAGEDAALGAELCEETPVNDNSSIVVRIAPEERQKYEEEIRRLYKQLDDKDDEINQQSQLIEKLKQQMLDQEELLVSTRGDNEKVQQELSHLQSENDAAKDEVKEVLQALEELAMNYDQKSQEVEEKSQQNQLLVDELSQKVATMLSLESELQRLQEVSGHQRKRIAEVLNGLMKDLSEFSVIVGNGEIKLPVEISGAIEEEFTVARLYISKIKSEVKSVVKRCRQLENLQVECHRKMEVTGRELSSCQLLISQHEAKIRSLTEYMQSVELKKRHLEESYDSLSDELAKLQAQETVHEVALKDKEPDTQDSEDVKKALELQMDSHREAHHRQLARLRDEINEKQKTIDELKDLNQKLQLELEKLQADYEKLKNEEHEKSTKLQELTFLYERHEQSKQDLKGLEETVARELQTLHNLRKLFVQDVTTRVKKSAEMEPEDSGGIHSQKQKISFLENNLEQLTKVHKQLVRDNADLRCELPKLEKRLRATAERVKALEGALKEAKEGAMKDKRRYQQEVDRIKEAVRYKSSGKRGHSAQIAKPVRPGHYPASSPTNAYGTRSPECISYTNSLFQNYQNLYLQAAPSSTSDMYFANSCTSSGATSSGGPLASYQKANMDNGNATDINDNRSDLPCGYEAEDQAKLFPLHQETAAS; this is encoded by the exons ATGCAGATTGTCAAAG ATGTCCTTGCTGGCTACAATGGCACCATTTTTGCTTATGGACAGACATCCTCAGGGAAGACACATACTATGGAG GGAAAGCTGCATGACCCTCAGCTGATGGGAATCATTCCTCGAATTGCCCAAGACATCTTCAACCACATCTACTCCATGGATGAGAACCTTGAGTTCCACATCAAG GTTTCCTACTTTGAGATTTATCTGGACAAAATCCGCGACCTTCTGGATG TGACCAAGACAAATCTGTCTGTGCATGAGGACAAGAACCGAGTGCCGTTTGTCAAG GGTTGTACTGAGCGCTTTGTGTCCAGCCCAGAAGAAATTTTAGATGTGATTGATGAAGGGAAATCAAATCGTCATGTGGCTGTCACCA ACATGAATGAACACAGCTCTCGAAGCCATAGCATCTTCCTCATCAACATCAAGCAGGAGAACATGGAGACCGAGCAGAAGCTCAGTGGGAAGCTGTATCTAGTGGACCTGGCAGGGAGCGAGAAG GTCAGCAAGACTGGAGCAGAGGGAGCTGTGCTGGACGAGGCCAAGAATATCAACAAGTCCCTGTCAGCCCTGGGGAACGTGATCTCTGCGCTGGCTGAGGGCACA aaAAGCTACGTTCCATATCGTGACAGCAAAATGACACGGATTCTCCAGGACTCTTTGGGAGGAAACTGCCGGACAACCATGTTCATCTGCTGCTCACCGTCCAACTACAATGATGCGGAGACCAAGTCCACCCTGATGTTCGGACAGCG GGCAAAGACCATTAAGAACACTGCCTCCGTGAATCTGGAGTTGACTGCCGAGCAGTGGAAGAAGAAAtatgagaaggagaaggagaagacaaAGGCTCAGAAGGAGACGATTGCAAAGCTGGAGACAGAGCTGagccggtggcgcagtg GAGAGGACGTGCCAGAGACGGAGCGCCTGGCTGGGGAGGATGCTGCCCTGGGAGCTGAGCTCTGTGAGGAAACGCCCGTGAACGACAACTCATCCATCGTGGTGCGCATCGCGCCTGAGGAGCGGCAGAAGTACGAGGAGGAGATCCGCCGCCTCTACAAGCAGCTTGATGACAAG GATGATGAGATCAACCAGCAGAGCCAACTCATAGAGAAGCTCAAGCAGCAGATGCTGGACCAGGAAGAG TTGCTGGTGTCCACTCGAGGAGACAATGAGAAGGTCCAGCAGGAGCTGAGCCACCTGCAGTCGGAGAACGACGCCGCGAAAGATGAGGTGAAGGAAGTGCTGCAGGCACTGGAGGAGCTGGCCATGAACTACGACCAGAAGTcccaggaggtggaggagaagagCCAGCAGAACCAGCTTCTGGTGGATGAGCTGTCTCAGAAGGTG GCCACCATGCTGTCCCTGGAGTCTGAGTTGCAGCGGCTACAGGAGGTCAGTGGACACCAGCGAAAACGAATTGCTGAGGTGCTGAACGGGCTGATGAAGGACCTGAGTGAGTTCAGTGTCATCGTGGGCAACGGGGAGATTAAGCTG CCGGTTGAGATCAGCGGGGCCATCGAGGAGGAGTTCACTGTGGCCCGACTCTACATCAGCAAAATCAAATCCGAAGTCAAGTCTGTGGTTAAACGGTGCCGGCAGCTGGAGAACCTCCAGGTCGAATGTCACCGCAAGATGGAAGTGACTGGGCGGGAGCTCTCATCCTGCCAGCTTCTCATCTCCCAG CATGAGGCCAAGATCCGCTCCCTGACGGAATACATGCAGAGCGTGGAGCTCAAGAAGCGGCACCTGGAAGAGTCCTATGACTCCCTGAGTGATGAGCTGGCCAAGCTCCAAGCCCAGG aAACTGTGCATGAAGTGGCCCTGAAGGATAAGGAGCCAGACACACAGGACTCAGAAGATGTGAAG AAGGCCCTGGAGCTGCAGATGGACAGCCACCGGGAGGCCCATCACCGGCAGCTGGCCCGGCTCCGGGACGAGATCAATGAGAAGCAGAAGACCATTGATGAGCTCAAAGA CCTGAATCAGAAGCTCCAGTTAGAGCTGGAGAAGCTTCAGGCTGACTATGAGAAGCTAAAGAATGAAGAACATGAGAAAAGCACCAAACTCCAGGAGCTGAC atTTCTGTATGAGCGACACGAGCAGTCCAAGCAGGACCTCAAGGGCCTGGAGGAGACAGTT GCCCGGGAACTCCAGACCCTCCACAACCTTCGCAAGCTGTTCGTTCAAGACGTCACGACTCGAGTCAAGAAA AGTGCAGAAATGGAGCCCGAGGACAGTGGGGGGATTCACTCCCAAAAGCAGAAGATTTCCTTTCTTGAGAACAACCTGGAACAGCTTACAAAGGTTCACAAACAG CTGGTACGTGACAATGCAGATCTGCGTTGTGAGCTTCCTAAGTTGGAAAAACGACTTAGGGCTACGGCTGAGAGAGTTAAGGCCCTGGAGGGTGCACTGAAGGAGGCCAAGGAGGGCGCCATGAAGGACAAGCGCCGGTACCAGCAGGAGGTAGACCGCATCAAGGAGGCCGTTCGGTACAAGAGCTCCGGCAAACGGGGCCATTCTGCCCAGATTG CCAAACCCGTCCGGCCTGGCCACTACCCAGCATCTTCACCCACCAACGCCTATGGCACCCGGAGCCCTGAGTGCATCAGTTACACCAACAGCCTCTTCCAGAACTACCAGAATTTGTACCTGCAGGCTGCACCTAGCTCCACCTCAGACATGTA CTTTGCAAACTCCTGTACCAGCAGTGGGGCCACGTCTTCTGGAGGCCCCTTGGCTTCCTACCAGAAGGCCAACATGGACAATG GAAATGCCACAGATATCAATGACAATAG GAGTGACCTGCCATGCGGCTACGAGGCTGAAGACCAGGCCAAGCTGTTCCCTCTCCACCAAGAGACGGCAGCCAGCTAA